The nucleotide sequence AAAGCGGTCCTGCTGGCCTCTGAAGGCTGGAGTTCAGTGATGATCGCTCAGGCCCTGCGTCTTCATGAAATGACCGTTAACCGTCATATCAGCGATTACCTTAATCAAGGTAAACTTAAATCTGATAATGGGGGGTCTGATAGTTTGCTTTCTCAAGAACAAACTGATTTTTTAATCAATCACTTATCTCAACATCTTTTCCATCACACCCATGAAATCGTGGCCTATGTTGCTCAGCTCTGGAATATTACCTTTAGCATTCCCGGCATGAATAAATGGCTACACCGTCAGGGTTTTTCTTATAAAAAACCTTGTGGCGTCCCTCATAAATTCGACGCAGAAAAACAGCGACAATTTATTGAATATTATGAGAATCTTAAAGTCACAGCGAAAGACGAACCCATCCTTTTTCTTGATGCTGTTCACCCGACTCAAGGCACCAAACTCGGTTATGGCTGGATGCGAAAAGGCGAGAAAAAAACAGTAAAAACAACAGGAAGCCGGACTCGCCTGAATATATTGGGCGCGCTCAACCTGAATGCCATTGGTCGTACGGTGTTCCAGGAATATCAAACCATCAATGACTACAACATTTGCTGTTTTTTCAATGAAATAAGAAAGTCTTATCCTGACTATCATCAAAAAATTCATCTTATTGTGGATGGGGCGGGTTACAACAAAGCTCATCTTGTTAAGGAGTGGGCTTATGTTAGCAATATTGAGTTACATTACCTTCCTCCCTATAGCCCAAATTTAAACCCAATAGAGCGATTATGGAAGGTCATGAATGAACAGGTTCGAAATAACCGTTATTTTGCGGATAAACATGAATTTCGAGACAACGTCTTCAAATTTTTCACCACAACGCTACCGGATATAGCGGACTCGCTGATGTCTAGAATTAACGACCATTTTCAGGTGCTAAAAACTGCATCTTGAAGTTTCTTGGGTATATATTTACTATTAATATTATATTTTTATGTATTATTGTTTTTTATATTATTATTTATTTTATATTTTTTTAATTTTAAATTATATATTTAATATATAAGTCCAACCGTGAAAAATATTTATTTTAAGCATGGAAATAACAAAGCCGGAAGATCACGGGGATCTTTCCGGCTTTTTACTATTAGCTTAGGGTAATTTTATTTTCCCTTTTTTGACATTAGCTTTAATGTCGTACTTAAAATCTACACAATAGTGATTCAAGACTTCATCTAATTTAATTAGCTTTATTCTTTTGATATTTTCTTTAATTAATCTGTTAGCTACTTTTTCTGAAATAAAAATAAATCCTGCTAATAAAGTAGTCCGTATTGAAAAAATATCATAATTTAATGATTCATTATGAAAAGATAATTTATGAGGAATTAAATTTCCATATTTATCTTTTTCCAATATTGAATATTTTTCATTTAGAAATAACTCTTTGTCAGTAAAAAAAAGATAATTTAATGAGTTATTGATAGTTTTTCCATCTTTAATAGATGTCGCAATTAATTTTTTTAAAACATGATCACTTAATTTAAACTCATTGATAATATCGAAAAATCTATCAGATAGGATATGAGCCATATTGTGTTGATAATAATTAAACCACAATTTCCCAATATTTTTATTACATAACAAATATAAAGTATTAGGGCATTCCTTATCTAATAGATAATAAGGTATATCATGCCTGGAGCCTTCATAATCCCATTTTTCATTAATTTGATTCTCGGTATCTACTATAGCATGAAGATATCTTGGCATTAGTGAAGAATTATAATCGTTCATTAATACATAATAATTCATTAATTTACTCTCCCACATTTGGTTGTAGATACTTGACCAGACCATATTTTATTTTTCATATCCATCTGATTATTTTTTTAAAATCATATTTTCTTCATGTGGATGAAAAGCATCATTAAGAATCATTCCAATCATATTGTCCTGCTCATGGATAAAGAAAATTTCATTTTCTAAGAAATATAACCTTGACAATAAACTGGATTTTTTTGAGACGGAATTAAACCATTGGATTCATTCTCTTATAAATATACTATCGATAAGCTCCAGTCGGCACTGGCATACTGTGGGTATGCGCCACGGTAGATCATTAATCAGGGCAGAAGATCTGTAAGATCTTCTGCCCTACTTGAATTAACCTAATCTAATAGGCTCCTGAAGGTTATTTGAAAAATACTGACTTTTTATAAATGATATCTGTATGTTGTTTTCATTTTTCTTTAATAAGATCAGATAATTTCCTTTTTCTAAAGATATCTTCTTTCCTGAAATATATTCTGAATCATCAGGTTCTAAATCTCCTCCTGTGGTATCTTCCCCGGCACCAATGAATATTTTTCCCGATGGTGACTTTATGTTCAAACTAATATCTGGCTGTTCAATATTATCAATAATTTCAATTACATAATCGCCATCATCTCTTAAGCCAAAAAAAGCAATATTGCCTTCATTTACTTCTTTTAATTCATCGTCTGGAATACTCCACCAATCAGGAGTATCTGTTATTCTGTGTTTTATTGCTTGTAAATCAAATATAGCTAAAGTTGCTGTATCCGTTGTGAAAAAAAAGAATCGTTCATTGAAATCATCCTCAAATGAATATTATTTCACTAATTTTATCGCCAGCTTTTAATCCTGCTTTCCTGCCAGAATTTTTATCGATTAAAATTCGATTTATATAAATAAGATTCCCAAATAGCGCTACATCTTATACTACTCATAATTCTATGTATAACAATGGGTTGAAGAAGGTCATGTGTAGCAGAATTATGAAACGTTATTTATTCAGCCAAGATAGCCCTAACTCATTATCTTGGCTGACTTTTAGATATTTATATTCCTAAACTATAAATATCATTTGCTTCTTTATCCGCTTCCTTATCCATTTCTACGCTACCTAAAGCCCCCAAGTCTAGGCTATAAATAATATCACTTTCCTTATCTTTTTCTACATATATAAAGTAACCAAGATCACCATCTTGACCGATTAAAAAATAATTTGGTTTAGCCTCTTGAATGTTATATGTTTTATTTCTTTTAATAACATATTCACAATTATAAACATATATATTTTCTTGATCTTTTCCGGTTATTTCAATATAAGGTTCATTTTGAATTTTCTCGGATAAAAACTTTCTATAAAAATTAGGTAATTTAATATTCAATTCTTTTTCAATAGAATTTAATTTCTCTAAAATATCTTCTTTCTTCATGAAATTTTCCTCTTAATAAATCTAGATATCAAAGAATGGATTGTTTTTATTAGCGCCTCTAAGCTTATCAAAATATTTATAAGCATCGCCAAGGGCTTTTCTTGCTTGAGCTTTAGGTACGCCAGCATCAATCATCTCCCTATAACTTGTATGAAATTCCTCTTTCCTCATATATCTCTCTTTTTATCTTTTGTGCTGCGCTGATTTGAGCATGAGGCATCCTAGAAGTTGAATGTAATAATGTAGCGGGCGCTGATAAGTGGTTTTGCTGGTTAAGGGGAGAGCATGAGATGACAATAGCCATTGAACATTTGCAGGACATTCAGTTAACTCACCTTGAAGCGCTGGCTTTGGCCCAACTGGTCAAGCGGCTGAACTGGGCGGAGATACGCGCCTGTGCCGTGAATGACGAGGAGGCGTATCAGATTAAGGATGCCCTCGGTAAGCTTCAATCTGCTCTGGCTTACCGAGGGTATGCGCCACGGTAAATCAATAAGAACATCGGAAGATCTAGTGATTGTGAACTGCTTCTCTAAATCTAGTCATTAAATGTTGAATCTAGCTTTTGAGGGCAGTTCATCTATAATTTTATTAACTATTCTTCAAAAGAATAGGATTGAAAATAACTAATGTCTTTTTATCTTTTTTTATACCGCACGGCATAACTCCTTTTTTAAATATAGAAAATATTTCTTCTAATTTAGAGTCTTGATTAAAAGAAAATAAATATCGATAAATGCTTATCATATTTAACATGTAATTACATTCGTCATTTACTTCATTTAGAAAGTTATCGTATTCTATGTTATCAACTAACCCTTGTTTCTTTCTTGTAAGATATAGTTTTCTTTTTCTAATGTTTTCTTTAACTTGATCCTGGGTAGATATTTTTATTCTGTCAAGGATATCCTTTTCTGCTTTTTTATAATCCTCATGAAGATAAAACTCGGATACCAGATCAGAAAAAAAATCACTCCAAACCATATAGTTACATGGTATGTCTTGATCGAAAAGAAGCTTTAATGCCATATCTTTATTATCAATAATTTCATATTCATTAAATTCTCCAATAGAACCGGATAAAAAATACGAACTTTTAAAAAATTCAACCGGTTCCATATGAAAACTTATTGTCTCACCCATATTGAATTATCCTACAGTTTTACTCCAGAGATCAAAGACGCTTTGTCTGCCTGTTTAATTTACGTATTTCCCCTGAATATCAGTGTATACATCTCTTTGGATTTAATAATATTGCCATTATCCATATTTTTTTAGCTATATTTTGTATGTGAGTCACTTTTTCGATATGGTATCAGTTGATTGATTTAAATTTATTTTATCCAGAGCATTTCTTATTACATCATGATTACCTTGATGCCTTGCCATTGCACTAACCACACGGCGTTGGCGTGGCATGGGTATTCACCCACGGTAAGAAAGAAGCCAGCCGGAAGTGATTCCGGCTTTTTGTTGTTTCAGAGAAAAAACAGAATAAAATAGCAAAAATATATCTTATGTATATATTTATCGTTAATATTATATTTTTCTGTATTATCCCTTTGTTTATCTTATTATTTATTTTATATTTTTGCGATTTTAAGCTATATATTTAATATATAAGTCCAACCCTGTAAGATATTTATTTTAAGCATAAAAATAACAAAGCCGAAAGATCACGGGGATCTTTCCGGCTTTGTTAATTATTAACTACCACTTATATGGATATGCATGATTTGATAAGATTTGCTGCTTAATTCCCTCATCAAGAGGACTATTTTCATGTTTTTCTAAATATTCGACTCTTTTGATTACAAAATTCTTATCTGCTTCTAGAAATTTTGAAAAAACTTTATCCCAATCATCCTTATAACCATACATATTCAACATTTTTTCCAATGCTGAATTTATCAAAGGACTACTTGAATATATCAATGTTCCAGGATCTTCACATTCAAACTTTATGTAAAGGATCAGCTTGATTATTGCATTCACCTCTTCCCTTGCTAATTGAATAGATTCGTGCTTCATTATTTTCCTCCGCACTTTCTGATTTTAACTTGATTATCAGTGAGTTTGAGTCTCGTATCATAATCAAGATGTTCTAATATGGCATATGGGTTTTTACCGGCATACAGAATATTATTCAATTTCAACTTTCCTTCATGAGTATATTCTAATCTAGAAGGTGAGCGGATATTTCCTCTTTCCCCTGGATCTATTTTGAAAATAATCGCATAGTCTCCTCGTCCTATATGATTGGGGTTGTTTATCAATAAATCTCTCATTACATCTTTTGGAGACATTAGTACATCCGTTATATAAACTTTTCCACTGACGTTTGGATGAAGAACACCGCTCTTCATAATGCCGTCAAAACCCGCTTTATTTGTATAGTGAATAAATACATTTTCACCAGCAAGCCCTAGAGGGTCAATAAATTTCGTGGGATTTTGCACATAGCGATAGGTATTCTCACCACCCCAGAGGCCAGTTGGATCAGGGCTGAGGTAGCACGTCGCTTCCGGCAAATAATAGCGAAATCGGTTATAAAATAAACCACTTTCTTCATCAAAAAGTTGCCCCGCAAATCTCAGGCCCGGGTCCAGCTGCGGGTTTTCGCCGTATCCGCCCAGCCGCAGCCCGTACAGGGACTGCTTCGGTCGTCGCCACACCCGTTTGCCTGCCGGGTCGAACAGCGCCAGCGGCTCGCCGGTCGGGGCGCTGACCGCATACTGGGTCTGCACCTCCCCGGCCATCAGCTCCACCCGGTTATCCAGATTAAGCGTAAACGCCTGCGTCTGCTGCGCCACCAGTTCCCAGCCGTCAAACACCAGATGGCGGATCATTTTCAGCCGGCCGTGCTGATATTCGCGGATTTCCGCCGGCACATTCCCATCCCACAGATAGGTGGTCAGCTTACCGCTCTGGATACACCGTTTTTCTGTCCGCCGTCCGAAGGCGTCATAGCGATATTCCCACGGTATCCCGTCCGGGGTGATAAGCCCGGTCAGCTGATTCTGGCTGTTCCACCGGTATTTCGTCAGCGCCAGCCGGCACCCTTCCGCTAAAAACTGTTTCTCCTGCATGCGGCCGGCCCGGTCGTAAACAAACCGGTGCGAGCCCACCCAGTTCAGGCGATGGCCCTCCTGATAGAGGGTTTCCCCCATAATCTCCTGCACCCCGTCAAACCGTCTTGACGGGTACCCCGTTTCATCATACTGATAATGCTCGCGCAGTGTCCGGCCCTCCCCCACCGAAATCACCTGGCCGTTGCCGTTGAGGAGATAATTGACCTGCTGCCCGTCATCACTGGCGGCGGTCAGATTCAGCGCGGTATCGTATTCATACCGGCGGGCCACGCCCGCGTAAGCGGGTCCCTCAATCTCGTCCGGTTCAGCCGGCCGGAAAAAATAGGGATTGCGGCCGGCCCGTTGCGCGGTTAACTGGCCCATCAGGCTGTACTGCTGGCGCAGAATAAATCCCCCGTCCACATAACGTCCCGTATCCCGGCCGGCGTCATCCCGTTCGATGGTCAGGGGTGCCTGCCCTGCCAGCGTCAGCGTAATCAGTTCTCCCACCCGGTTAACTTCCCGCCGGCTCTGCCAGCGGCCGGGGTGGGTCTGACCGCTAAACCGGGCCGGGCCGGTGACCGGCGCTGTTTCGCCGGTCAGCAACTGCCGTTCTGCGGTGCGGTTATCCGGGTAGTGACGCTGAATTTCTCCGTGCGGCTGAATTTCCCGCACTATCCGGTCCTGCCCGTCATATTCAAAATGCAGGGTGCTGTCCGGGGAGTCCACGGTTAACAGCCGGCCCACGCTGTCGTAATGATAACGGGTGGGGCCTTCCGGGGTGTGCAGCGTCGTCAGCCGGCGGGCAGCATCATAGTCATAGCGGGTCACGTTCTCTTCCCCGTCCCGCTTTTCAATGCAGTTCCCCGACCGGTCATAGCGATAATGCCACTGCGTGCCGGCATAATCCTGCTCGGTGATAACCCGCCCGTCGGCATCCAGGGTGTAGCTGTAGGTTTCCCCCTGCGGGTTAATCACCTGCGTCAGTTGCAGCGTGTCGGCATCATAACGATACTGCCAGCGATGCCCCTCGCCGTCACGCCGGGCGACCGGCAGGTCAAACGGGCCATACTCGACCTGCCATTTCACACCGCGGGCATCGGTCCAGCAGGTTAAGTTCCCGTGGCGGTCATGGGTGAAGTGTTCCAGCTGGTTGTCCGGCCGGTCGCTGACCGCCACCCGGTGATGACGGTCGTAACGCCAGCGCCACAGCGCCCCTGCCGCGGTCAGGCTGCGCAGCCGGTCCTGGCTGTCATAACCCAGACTGACGGTCCGGTTCTCTTCATCCAGCACCCGCACCAGCCGCTGATGCTTATCATATTCCTGTGTGCGGCTGTTGCCGTCCGGGTCTGTTTCGGATGTCACCAGCCCGAAAGCATTGCGGGTCAGCGTGGTTTTCCGGCCGTCCGGCGCAATAAATCCGGCCGGCTGGCCCTGTTCATCATACTGGGGCAGCCAGGTGCGTTGCAGCGGGTCGGTCATGCCGGTCAGTTGCAGGCTGTCAGCCTCATAGCTGTATTGCCATACCGCGCCGGTCGCCTCCGTCAGCGAAGTGACCCGGCCGGTATCGGCCAGATAAGTCAGCGTCAGGGTTTCCCCTTCCGGTAATATCTGTCTGACCAGATTGCCCCAGCGGTCGTATTCATAACGGGTCACGCCGCCGCACGGGGTGTGGATTTCAGTGATTAACTGCTGGTCGTTGTAATGCCCGGTGGTGGTGTGCCCCTGTGGGGTGGTGGAGCGGGTTATGCCGGGGGCATAATCCAGATGGACCGGATAGAAGCCGCCGGCTCCCACACTGTCAGTACAGCGCCCCTGTTTATCATAACGGTAATCCACCCAGGTCTGGTCGCCATCGGACCAGCGGCTTATCAGGCCCTGCGCGTTATATTCATAGTACAGGTGGAAGTTCTGAGTACTGTCCGCTTCCGCCAGCCGGCCGTTGTCATGGTAGTGATAACGGGCCATCACTTCCTGTAACCTTTCATCGGTGCGGCGTATCTCTGTCAGTTGTCCGCGCAGGTTATAAAGCAGCGTCAACTCCGGCCCGTCACTGTGGAGAACCTGTGTCAGTTGACAGTGCTTGTTATAGATAAACCGCAGCCGGTTGTCATACACGTCCCGGTGTTCCGTCAGCAACCAGCGCCGGGGTGCCTCTTTTGAGGCGGATGACGGATGGGGCAGGGTAAAATATTTGCTGACCGGTGAATCACGGTGACGGAGAATATATCCCTGTTCTCCCCGGCTCAGGGTAAAGTCCGGGTGGTCCGGGTTAACACTGTGGGTATAAGCGGCCGGTAAGGCAAAATAGAGAGAAGCCCCTTCGGTGGTGCGGATTTCTACCCGGTCGCCGGTGGCAAGGGCGCATTCGGAGAAGCTGTCCGTCCAGCCCGGCCCCAGTAAGCCCTGTTCCTCCGGCACCCAGCTGCGCAGAAACACCAGCGGCAGGGTCTGGCCGAGGGTGATGTCGGTCCGCTGGTCAAACAACTGGCCGGTGGTGACGTCAATCGGGTCGCCGGTAAAGAATTTTTTCGTCGCTTCCCGGTAACGTTTTGCCCCTTCAGTTTCTCTGAAAGCTTTTTTGGCACAGGAAATTCGATTTGAGAGGAGCGCCTTAGCCTTTTTAGCACCCGCCTTCGCGCCTTTCAATACCCCCTGAATTCCCTGACCGGGTTTGGTAAACAGCTTACCCAGCCCCTTAAGGGCGCCTCGTGACGGCGGCACCAGAAATTCAACCGCTATCAGTATCGCCCGTTCCCAGGCGGAAAACTCGTCGGCGACTGCCAGGTAAGTTCCCTGACCGGAGCCGATAAACACCGTTTTGGCCCCGGATTTTATGGTGGCGCCACACGCCAGTTTGTCATCCACCCGGGCCGCCGGCGAGCCGTTAATCAACACGGTTTCACTGCCCTGGGCAATCAGGGGCGGCGCCGGGTGTTTACTGCAAACGGCGATATCGGTGGTGGCTCTGGCCGCCGGTTGGCCTTCGATAAAGACATTGGGGGAGCCACTCGTCAGGGTGCCGCTCGGCGGGCCGATGCTGTCCACCATGTTCGTGACGGCCGAACTGGCGGCGCTGATGACATCGCCCAGGGCAAATGTGGCGGCGGTTCCCAGCGCAATGACCGCGACGGTGGCTAATCCCCCGGTGAGAATGGTCAGTCCCACCAGTGCCGATGCCGCGGCAAAGACCGCCGCCCCTATCAGTGCGCCGGTAATGGCACCCGCCAGCGCCCCCAGGAAGCTGGCATGTTTAATCGGGTCGCCCTCACGGGCGGCGGCCGGACCGGGGGAGCCCTGTGGCGGGGAGACGTGCACCGCGTGCCGGGCGCCAACCCGCGCTATCCGGGTGACGATTTCATCACCAAGTGACATGGTGTTCCTCCTGTCAGGTCATCAGGCTGCCTGAAAACTGTGGACAATTGCCAGCAGGGTATCACGCTGGCCGGCTTCAAAAGGCGCGGGGGAGGTCAGGTTGAAGGTCAGCAGCAGCGGGCCCCGGATTTGCAGTATCACGGTCTGGTACATGTCGCCTTCCGGGCTTGTCCACTGGTAATCCAGACGGCGGGCGGGTTGCTGGCTGAGGGTGATTTCGCTGCGCTGATGCTCCTGGTACCCGGGCAGATGGGTGCAGAACTGCTCCAGGGTCTGTTCATAGTAAGCGGGGTTATCCATGCCGGCGGGGACCGGGGTGCGGCTGACCACCAGATTGATGCCGCTGTCGTCCGGCAGCACAAATACATTCATGGATTCATCCCGCCAGTTGCCCGGGATAGCCAGTGAGCCTTCATTCATCTGATAGGTTGTGTTTTCCATGCTTTTTCCGTTGTTGATTAAAATAATAAGCTGATAGTCGATAGCGGTCAGTTCACATTGACCTGTTTGCCATTGATGGTGATATTGGCCCCCTGAATGCTGATATTGCCGGCATTGTCGATGGTGATGCTGCCGCCGGCCGTGGCAATTTCGATACCCCCCGCCCGGGCCTGTATCTGGATGTTATTTTTGACGTTCAGCAGGCTGTCTTTTTCGACCGTGATTTGACGCAGGCCGGTGATAGCGCTGACTTCATTGCCTGTCACCTCTTTGTGGCGGTCGTTTCTGACCGAAAGCATCTGATTATGGCCGATGCTTTCGGTGTGGTCGTTCATGACCCGGGTTTCGCGGTTATTGAGTACCACGGTGTTCATGTCCCGCTGGGCGTGTAAAGCCAGCGCTTCACTGCCTTTGGCATCCTCGAAGCGCAGTTCGTTGTAGCCGTCCCCTTTATGGGTTTTGGAGCGGAAGGTCATCTGGGTTTTGCTGCCGGGCAGGGCTCCTGGCGGGAGATTGCTGGCATGGTAGGTGCGCCCGGTGACAATCGGCTGGTCCGGGTCGCCGTTAAGAAAGTCCACCACCACTTCCTGCCCAATCCGCGGTATTGCCAGCATGCCCCAGCCCTGACCGGCCCAGGGCTGGGTCACCCGTATCCAGCAGGAGCTGCTGTCGTTGCTCCGGCCGTAGCGGTCCCAGAGGAATTGCAGGCGGATGCGGCCGTAGGCGTCGCAGTAGATTTCTTCGCCGGCCGGGCCGACCACTTTGGCAATCTGCGGGCCCTCCATCGCCGGTTTGGGTAACGGGGCCGGGCGCCAGTGCTGATTATCAGCAATGAAGGTAAAGTCGTTGCGCATCACGGTGCCGCTCTCCCCGGCGGCCTGTTCCAGCGCCTGCGGCTGACTGCCATGATGGGTGACGCCGACCAGCTGCCAGCACCGGTTGAGGTCAGGCCGGGGATGGCCGGTCAGGGTGAACAGCACGCCGGGCTGCATCGTCGCGGCATTACTGTCACCGTCGCCGGTCAGGGCATTGTTGCGCAGCGCTTCCAGCCGGTAGCGGGTGAAATCAGCGCCGTGCTGTTCGTCTTTGAAGCGGCCGGGAAAATCGAAATGTTCATAGCCGGTATGCTGGAGGTCCTGTTCCCGCATCTGATGACGGAACTCCGCCGCCCAGGCCGGGTTTTTGAAGGTGTAATCTTTGAGCTCGACCACCGCCGGCCGTACCTGCGCCTGGCGGGTCAGCCGGGTAATGCACAGTTGCCGGGCCTGTTCAGCGTCGTCGGGGTGATAGGGCAGCACCGGGCCTTTGACGACAGAGCCCGCATCGTCGGCAAACACCAGGGTGTTTTTATTGCCGGTGAATTCAAAGAAGTAAAAAATCCCTTCTTCGGCGGTGAGGCGTTGCAGAAAGTCAAAATCGGTTTCGCGGTACTGGACGCAGAACTCCCGTTCCGGGTGCGGATTGCGCAGGCTGAACGCCACATCCCGGACGCCGTTCTCTTTAAGCAGGGTGGTGAGGATGGTTTTGATATCCTGCTGCTGAAAAATCCGGGCATTCTGGCGCAGGGTGGTGCGCCACATATCGGGCCGGATGGTCATGTCATAGCGGGTCTGATGTTTGCCGGTATTGCCCTGGACAAAGCTGGCGACCATGCCGGTGACGGTGCGCTCGACTTTGCCGGCGCGCAGGATGGTCAGGGTGGCGCTCTGGTCGAGGACGGCGGCGAAATCAATCGCCGGGTCGGCGCTGGCTAAACTGACGGTCAGCGTGAACGGGGTGGAGAGGGCTTCGTGCAGGGTAAAGCCGGCCACCACAAAGGTGTGCGGCGGCAGGCCGCCGGCGGTGAGGGTAAACTGTAACCCGCCGGCGCTTTGCGGACTCAGCCGGTCAGCGATTTGTTGTGCGAGGTTGCCGGCGTTGGCGGTTTTTTTCTGAAATGACATATAAGGGTTCCTTCTCTGAATTTACGGGCGGTTTTTCTCAGGGAGCGCGGTCAGGCCGGCGGCCTGCTGCAACGCGTAATACTGGCTGAGCAGGGCGTTAAACCGGTCGTCGGTCTTTTTTATCAGCGCCGGCGAGACGCTCTCACCCTGTTCGACGGCGACGGAAAGCTGGCGCAGCAGCTCTTCCAGCGGGACGTCACGGTTGTGGCTGTGCTGGATTTGGTAAATCGCCGTTTTCAGGTAAGAGAGGGTGAAACTGCCCCGGTTGCGCTCCTGGGTCAGGATATTGTCCGCCAGTAACTGGAGCTGATGCCGGGTCTGCTGCCAGCTGCCGGAGACCGGCGCGTTTTCCCGCCGGATGGACTGTAACTGCTGCCAGCGCTGCGTTTCCCGCTGCTGCCGGCGGTCCTGCGGCCAGGTTTTTTGTGCCCTGTCGGTCAGCTGCTCAGCCTGTTGCAGCACCACCAGCGGGGAGGTGTCCGCTAACCGGGTTAACTGCCGGGCATAGGTTGTCAGGTCTGGGTGGGACAGCCAGGCCAGTCTGGCCCCGTCCGGGGTGTCAGTCAGGGCAGTGAATTGCTGTTGCAGCGGCCGGTAAAATCCCAGCCAGGTCCCGGTCAGGACGAATGCACCCAGTAACAGGCCCAGGCCGAACCCCTGTAAGGCACTCATCGGCCGCGGGGGCGGTTCCTGTCTTTCCTACACAAATATTTTAACCCGCCCCCGCGTTATTGAACTTTTCCCTCATAGATTGATCTCAATAAAA is from Photorhabdus laumondii subsp. laumondii and encodes:
- a CDS encoding DUF7706 family protein translates to MTIAIEHLQDIQLTHLEALALAQLVKRLNWAEIRACAVNDEEAYQIKDALGKLQSALAYRGYAPR
- a CDS encoding SMI1/KNR4 family protein — its product is MKKEDILEKLNSIEKELNIKLPNFYRKFLSEKIQNEPYIEITGKDQENIYVYNCEYVIKRNKTYNIQEAKPNYFLIGQDGDLGYFIYVEKDKESDIIYSLDLGALGSVEMDKEADKEANDIYSLGI
- a CDS encoding RHS repeat-associated core domain-containing protein codes for the protein MSLGDEIVTRIARVGARHAVHVSPPQGSPGPAAAREGDPIKHASFLGALAGAITGALIGAAVFAAASALVGLTILTGGLATVAVIALGTAATFALGDVISAASSAVTNMVDSIGPPSGTLTSGSPNVFIEGQPAARATTDIAVCSKHPAPPLIAQGSETVLINGSPAARVDDKLACGATIKSGAKTVFIGSGQGTYLAVADEFSAWERAILIAVEFLVPPSRGALKGLGKLFTKPGQGIQGVLKGAKAGAKKAKALLSNRISCAKKAFRETEGAKRYREATKKFFTGDPIDVTTGQLFDQRTDITLGQTLPLVFLRSWVPEEQGLLGPGWTDSFSECALATGDRVEIRTTEGASLYFALPAAYTHSVNPDHPDFTLSRGEQGYILRHRDSPVSKYFTLPHPSSASKEAPRRWLLTEHRDVYDNRLRFIYNKHCQLTQVLHSDGPELTLLYNLRGQLTEIRRTDERLQEVMARYHYHDNGRLAEADSTQNFHLYYEYNAQGLISRWSDGDQTWVDYRYDKQGRCTDSVGAGGFYPVHLDYAPGITRSTTPQGHTTTGHYNDQQLITEIHTPCGGVTRYEYDRWGNLVRQILPEGETLTLTYLADTGRVTSLTEATGAVWQYSYEADSLQLTGMTDPLQRTWLPQYDEQGQPAGFIAPDGRKTTLTRNAFGLVTSETDPDGNSRTQEYDKHQRLVRVLDEENRTVSLGYDSQDRLRSLTAAGALWRWRYDRHHRVAVSDRPDNQLEHFTHDRHGNLTCWTDARGVKWQVEYGPFDLPVARRDGEGHRWQYRYDADTLQLTQVINPQGETYSYTLDADGRVITEQDYAGTQWHYRYDRSGNCIEKRDGEENVTRYDYDAARRLTTLHTPEGPTRYHYDSVGRLLTVDSPDSTLHFEYDGQDRIVREIQPHGEIQRHYPDNRTAERQLLTGETAPVTGPARFSGQTHPGRWQSRREVNRVGELITLTLAGQAPLTIERDDAGRDTGRYVDGGFILRQQYSLMGQLTAQRAGRNPYFFRPAEPDEIEGPAYAGVARRYEYDTALNLTAASDDGQQVNYLLNGNGQVISVGEGRTLREHYQYDETGYPSRRFDGVQEIMGETLYQEGHRLNWVGSHRFVYDRAGRMQEKQFLAEGCRLALTKYRWNSQNQLTGLITPDGIPWEYRYDAFGRRTEKRCIQSGKLTTYLWDGNVPAEIREYQHGRLKMIRHLVFDGWELVAQQTQAFTLNLDNRVELMAGEVQTQYAVSAPTGEPLALFDPAGKRVWRRPKQSLYGLRLGGYGENPQLDPGLRFAGQLFDEESGLFYNRFRYYLPEATCYLSPDPTGLWGGENTYRYVQNPTKFIDPLGLAGENVFIHYTNKAGFDGIMKSGVLHPNVSGKVYITDVLMSPKDVMRDLLINNPNHIGRGDYAIIFKIDPGERGNIRSPSRLEYTHEGKLKLNNILYAGKNPYAILEHLDYDTRLKLTDNQVKIRKCGGK
- a CDS encoding DUF1795 domain-containing protein, whose product is MENTTYQMNEGSLAIPGNWRDESMNVFVLPDDSGINLVVSRTPVPAGMDNPAYYEQTLEQFCTHLPGYQEHQRSEITLSQQPARRLDYQWTSPEGDMYQTVILQIRGPLLLTFNLTSPAPFEAGQRDTLLAIVHSFQAA
- a CDS encoding Imm43 family immunity protein produces the protein MNYYVLMNDYNSSLMPRYLHAIVDTENQINEKWDYEGSRHDIPYYLLDKECPNTLYLLCNKNIGKLWFNYYQHNMAHILSDRFFDIINEFKLSDHVLKKLIATSIKDGKTINNSLNYLFFTDKELFLNEKYSILEKDKYGNLIPHKLSFHNESLNYDIFSIRTTLLAGFIFISEKVANRLIKENIKRIKLIKLDEVLNHYCVDFKYDIKANVKKGKIKLP
- a CDS encoding IS630-like element ISPlu19 family transposase, which codes for MKIFITDEQKAELEHLHHTCRDKRECDRIKAVLLASEGWSSVMIAQALRLHEMTVNRHISDYLNQGKLKSDNGGSDSLLSQEQTDFLINHLSQHLFHHTHEIVAYVAQLWNITFSIPGMNKWLHRQGFSYKKPCGVPHKFDAEKQRQFIEYYENLKVTAKDEPILFLDAVHPTQGTKLGYGWMRKGEKKTVKTTGSRTRLNILGALNLNAIGRTVFQEYQTINDYNICCFFNEIRKSYPDYHQKIHLIVDGAGYNKAHLVKEWAYVSNIELHYLPPYSPNLNPIERLWKVMNEQVRNNRYFADKHEFRDNVFKFFTTTLPDIADSLMSRINDHFQVLKTAS